One Gordonia pseudamarae genomic window, ACTGTTCGATCAAGATGTGCGTCCCGCCGATCCACAGCGGACCCAGCGTCCCGATCACGCAGGCCGCGGTATGGAACATGGGAAGCGGGTTGACCGCCACGGCACCCGGGCGGGCGTGCACGCCGAGCATCGTCAGCCGGGCATTGTTCACCAGCGAACGGTGCCGCAGCAGCACCCCTTTCGGGTTGCCGGTGGTCCCCGAGGTGTACTGCAGCATCACCGGTGCCGACGGATCGGTCGGTGCCTGCGCCAGGATTGTCTCGGCGGCGTGATCGGGCCGATACACGTCGGTCTCGGACAAACTCACCGCACGCACGTCGGGTCGTGCGGCCACCAGTTCGGCGGCGACTGCCGCCATGTCGTAGTCCCGGCTCCGGTCGGCGTGAATAAGCACCTTCGCCCCGGAATGCCCGATGGCGTAGTCCAGTTCATCGAGCCGCAGAACCGGGTTGAGTGCCACGAGGGTGACCCCGGCCAGCGCCGCACCGAACTCGATGATCGGCCATTCCACGACATTCGGCGCCCACAGCGCCACGAAGTCGCCACGGTCGGCGAGCCGGGAGAGACCGGTGGCCACCCGCGCGGCCTCGTCGAGCAGTTCGGCATAGGTGAGCCGGGCACTGTCGCCGCTGCCGTGACGGGTACCGATCAGTGCCGGGCGCCCGGGGTGTTCGGCCGCCCGGCGGATGAGCAGTTCGCCCACCGTCAGCTCTTCCAGCGGCACCGATGTGTCTGCGGGACGGAATGATTCGGTCAGCCCGGACGATGTCCCCGCTCGTGACGGGTTCGAGGGTGACGGGGCCGAAAGTGATGGGGTCTGGGACTGTGTTGCCATGGACACCTCGTGGTGAACGCGCACGTGCGCGGATGGATACGGTCAGATCGTCGGTTGCCCGAAACGGGGTGTGCGGCGTTCGGCGAATGCCGCGACCCCCTCGGCGAAGTCATCGCTGGCGAAAAGCTGAATCTGGTTGGCCAGCTCACGGTCCAGGATCTCCGGGACGGTCCCGACCGGCTCGGCGAGCATCGATTTGATGGCGCCGTAGGCACCGGCGGGTCCGGCCGCCAACACCGCCGCATCGTCCAGGGCCCTGGCCAGCACCTCGCCCTCGGGCACCACCTCGTCGGCCATACCCAGTTGCAGCGCTTCGGGCGCGGCCACGACTCTCGGCAGCAGCAGCAGCTGTTTGGCCCGGGCCGGGCCGACCCGGGCGGGCAGACTGGCGAAGATGCCCATGTCACCGGCCAGACCCACGCCGGTGAACGCCATCGACATCCGCACCGTGTCGCCGACGACGACCCGGTCGCAGGCCAGTGCGAGCGAGACCCCCGCACCGTACGCGGCGCCCTCCACCGCGGCGATCACCGGTTTCGGCGTCCCCCAGATGGCCCGGATCACCCGTTGGGCGGCCTCGGTGCGCGGGCGCGCCTCCTCGGGTGTCACCCGCTTCATCGTCGACACATCACCACCCGAACAGAAGACCTTGCCCGCCCCGGTGATCACGATCGACCGGACCGCATCGTCGGCCGCGGCCGCTTCGAGGATCTCCGCGAGTTCGGCCCGCAGTCGCAGATCGATCGCGTTCCGCCGGTCGGGCCGATTGAGGGTGACCAGCAGGGCCGCACCCCGGCGTTCGGTCAGGACCGTCGCGGCGCTCATGATCCCACGAACTTCGGTGCGCGCCTGCCGATGACGGCGGCCAGTCCTTCGAGCGAATCGGCCGTGCCCGACAGGGCCGACACCACGCGCGCCTCCTCGCCCAGCCGCGCCTCCACCGACGACCCCACCCCGTCCCAGACGAGCCGCTTGGTGGCCGCGACCGCCAGCGGAGCCATGTCGGCCAGCTGCCGTGCCAGTTCGCGGACCCGGTCTGTGAGCGCGTCGTCGTCGACCACCTCGGTTACCAGGCCGATGTCCTTGGCCTCCTGAGCCGTCAGCGTGGGATTGGTCAGCAGGATCTCCAGCGCCTTGCGCAGTCCGACCAGCTGGGTGAGCGTGACGGTGGTGCCGCCGTCGGGCGCCATACCGACCCGCACCGCACCGGAGAAGAGTTTGGTCGAACGTGCGGCCACGACGATGTCGGACGCGCACACCAGCCCGAGACCGCCTCCACCTGCGGCGAAACCGTGGATGCCGGTGACCACCGGCGCCTTGAGCCGCAGCAGCGAGGCCGTCGCGATCTGCAGCCACGCGGTCGCCTCACGCAGATAGTCCGGCAGTTGTTCCCCTTTGGCGGCGAATGTCTTCACGTCACCGCCCGCACAGAAGATCTTGCCCTCACCGGTCAGCATCACCACCCGTACCGACGGATCGCCGTGGCAGGTGAGCACGGCGTCGTTGAGTGCGCGCAGCAATTCCACGTCCAGACCGTTCGCCGCGTCCGGCCGGTTGAGCCGTATCCATCCGATGCCGTCGGTGATGTCGAGCAACACCGCGGGTGCCCCGCCGGTTCTCGACATCGAATCCTCACTCATGGCTGCTCCTGTTTCCTGACCTTGTTGTCGTCTTCGTTCACCGCGGGCCGGCGGAGTCTCTGGTACCGAACGCCCGCACTCCGTCGCCGCCGGCATCGCCGCCGATGTGCGCCACCACGGCGTCGAGTTCGGCGGCCAGCCCCGCGTCCAGATCCGTACCCAGCCCTTGCAGAACAAGCTTTTTAATGCAAATCACGGCATCGCGGCGCCGTTGCGCCAGGGCCCCGACGAAGGCCTGGACCTCGGCCTCGAAGGTCTCGGCCGGCCACGCGGCATAGGCGAGTCCGAGGTCGACGGCCTCACCACCGGACAGTCGTGCGCCCGAGAGCAGCAGCCCCAGTGCGCGCTGGCGCCCGACGATCCGGGGCAGACGCTGAGTACTCCCGCCACCGGGTATCTGCCCGAACCGAATGTGGTTGTCGGCGATCCGGGCATCCTCGCGTACCAGGACGATGTCGGCGGCCTGCATGAACTCGAATCCGCCCGCCATCGCGACACCCTCGACCACCGCGATCACCGGCACCGGGCTCCGCGCCACCTCCGCGCAGGCGAGCGAGAAGTTGACGAACAACTCCCGCAACCCATCGGCACCCACCGCACGCAGCCGCTCCACCTCGGCGAAGTCGCCTCCGGCGCAGAAGTTTCCGCCGGATCCCCGAACGACGACGACGTTGACGTCGGCGCGGATCGACGACTCGGCCAGCGCTCTCCGGAGTTGTTCACCGAGTTCGACGGTGATCGCGTTCATCTGTTCGGGCCGATTGAGCGTGATCGTGGCGATAGCATCGGCCACCGTCACCTCGACGACCGGTGTCGGTGTGGTACTCACATTCCCCGCCCGCCGCTGACCTCGGTGACGGTTCCGGTGACATAGCCGGCCAGATCCGATGCCAGGAAGGCGACCACGCCGGCCACCTCGCGAGGCTCTCCGGCGCGGCGCATGGGAATGGTGGCCTCGGTGGCCGCGAAGGCCTCCGCACTCATGGCGGCGGTCATCGGTGTCCTGATGAGACCGGGAGCGACCGCGTTCACCCGCACCCCATGGTGGGCCAGTTCCTTGGCCGCGGCCTTGGTCAGCCCGACGATCCCGGCCTTGGCGGCGCTGTAGTTGGTCTGTCCCGGATTGCCGATCTTGCCCGACATCGAGGACAGGTTGATGATGCTGCCGCCCTTGCCCCGCATGATCGCCGCGGCCTCCCGGACGCCGAGCCAGCTCCCGCGCAGGTGGACATCGATGACGAGTTCGAAATCGGCCAGCGTCATCTTGCGCAACGAGGCGTCACGGGTCACGCCCGCGTTGTTGACCCAGATGTCCAGGCCACCCCAGGCACCTACGACCGCATCGGCCGCCGCGCGCATGTCCTCCTCGGACGTAACATCGGCGCCGATGCCGATCGCGTCCGCACCGAGTTGCGCCGCCGCCTCACCCGCACGTTTCGCGTCGAGATCGATCAGCGCCACCTTGGCCCCGTGCGCCGTCAGTTCGGTGGCGATGGCCAACCCGATCCCCTGCGCCGCACCGGTCACCACCGCCCGCTTGTCCGCCAGCAGTCCAACCATCACATCACCTTCCGCACGCTGTTCCCGGCGATCCCGGGCGGGCCGTCGACCCGCCGTCATCCGTCGGCGATCACCGCCGTCGCGAAATCGCAACGGCCCCGCCGCCGATCACCGCGGGCTCTGGACGCCCTACAAAATTGAAGCTAGATTAAGTCACCGATCAAGTCAATGAACGCGAATTGGTGAAACATGGATCTGGGACTGGATAACGCACGAGTTGTCGTCACCGGCGGCGCTTCGAATATCGGCCGGGGCATCGTCCACGGGTACGCCGCCGAGGGATCGCGAATACTGCTCTGCGACATCGACGGACAGCAGGCCGCGCGCGTCGAGCGTGAGGCGCGCGAGCGCGGCGCTGCGGAGGTGCTGGTCGTTGTCGCCGACCTGACCGGCCCCGGCGCCGGTGAGCGGGCCATCGGCGAGGCTGTCGCGGCCTGGGGCGGGGTGGACGTTCTGGTCAACAACGCGGGCTGGAGCATCGGCGAGTTCGTGGCCCGCGATCACGACCGGGACCGGTGGCAGAAGCTGGTCGACATCAACCTGTTCGCGACGATCGAGACCACCCAGGCCGCGATCGCCGCGATGCGCGCCGACGACACCCCCGGCGGTTCGATCGTGACCGTGGCCAGCGAGGCCGCCTTCGGCCAGATCCGCCAGGGCGTCTACGGCGCCACCAAGGCCGCGCAGGTCGCACTGGCCCGCACCGTGGCACGCGAACACGGCCGCCACGGCATCCGGTCCAACATCGTCTGCCCGGGCCTGGTGATCCCCGACGGCCCCGAGGCCGTCGGGGATCAGAGCCTCTGGTCGGGCGGGACGGACGCGGTATTCAACGACAAGCAGATCGACTATCTACTCAAAGACACCCCCCTGCAACGGCTCACCTTGGCCAAGGACATCGCCGACGCGGTGCTGTGGCTCAGCTCCGATATCTCCGCCCGACAGGTGACAGGACAGCTGATCTCGGTCAGCGGCGGCTACACGATGCCATGACCACCGCCGACCGCCACCACGTCGGCACGGATTCCCGCGGGGGTGCCGACACCCGGGACCGGCTGCTGCGCAGCACCGCGGCCATCCTCGCGGAAAAGGGATACGGGCAGACCCGCCTCCAGGACATCGCGGCCCTGGCAGGCGTTCGGAGCCCGGCGATCTACTACCACTTCTCCTCACGCGACGAACTCGTCGCCGACACCCTGTGCGTCGGGCAGCGCAAGCTCCGGCAACGGGTTCAGTCGGCGATCCGGGCGACACCGGGACCGTGGCCGGACCAGCTGGCCGCCGCGGTGACCGCCCACCTCGGCGTCCAGTTGGAGATGGCCGATTTCGCCAGGGCCGTCAGCCGCAACGCCGGCCATGGCCCACCCGCCGCACGCGACCGGATACAGGCCGAGAGCGACGCCTACCACGACGTGTGGCGGGCGCTGCTCCAGCGCGGGCGCGAGTCCGGCGACATCAGTGAGGATCTCGACCTCTCGGTGGCCAGGATGCTGGTGATCGGCGCGCTCAACTGGGCCGTCGAATGGTGGACCCCCGACAACCCCGTCGACGAACTCGCGGCCACCGCCATCACGCTTGTCACCGCCGCGCTGGCCGGCTGAGTCCCACCGGCCCGGCCGCTGTGGGGCCGTGAGATTTCGCGCCAACAATTTTGAGTCTATGTTAAATTCAACTGGACATCATCTCGAGGAGGATCAATGCCAGAGGCATATATCGTCGACGCGGCACGCACCGCCGTCGGCAGGCGAGGCGGCGGCTTCGCCGATTCGCATCCGGCCGACATGGCCGCACACGTCATCAAGACCGTCGTCGAACGGCACGACTTCGACCCGTCCGATATCGACGACGTCATCCTCGGCTGCCTGGACAACATCGGCTCACAGGCCGGCGACATCGCCCGCACCGCCGCCCTGGCCGCCGGTCTGCCCGAGAGCGTGCCCGGGGTGACCGTCGACCGGCAGTGCGGATCGGCCCAGCAGGCCGTGTCATTCGCGGCGCAGGCGGTGATGAGCGGCACGGCCGACATCATCGTCGCGGGCGGCGTGCAGAAGATGAGCCAGTACCCGATCCTGTCCGCCTTCGGCGCCGGCGAGCCCTTCGGCTCCGCCGATCCGTGGACCGGCTGCAAAGGCTGGTACGAGCGGTACGGCGACCAGGAGATCTCGCAGTTCCGGGGCGCGGAGATGATCGCGCAGCAGTGGAAACTGTCCCGCGAGGACAACGAGCGGTTCGCTCTGGAGAGCCACCGGCGTGCACTTTCGGCCATCGACAACGGGTATTTCGAGAAGGAGATCACCGGATACGAGGGCATCACCACCGACGAGGGACCGCGTCGGGACACCTCGGCCGAGAAGCTGGCCGGACTGAAAACACTGGTCGAGGGCGGCATGCTGACCGCGGGTGTCGCCAGCCAGATCTCCGACGGCGCGGCCGCCCTGCTGGTGGTCTCCGAGGCCGCCGTCAAGCGCTACGGATTCACCCCCCGCGCCCGCGTGCACCATATC contains:
- a CDS encoding enoyl-CoA hydratase/isomerase family protein, translated to MSEDSMSRTGGAPAVLLDITDGIGWIRLNRPDAANGLDVELLRALNDAVLTCHGDPSVRVVMLTGEGKIFCAGGDVKTFAAKGEQLPDYLREATAWLQIATASLLRLKAPVVTGIHGFAAGGGGLGLVCASDIVVAARSTKLFSGAVRVGMAPDGGTTVTLTQLVGLRKALEILLTNPTLTAQEAKDIGLVTEVVDDDALTDRVRELARQLADMAPLAVAATKRLVWDGVGSSVEARLGEEARVVSALSGTADSLEGLAAVIGRRAPKFVGS
- a CDS encoding TetR/AcrR family transcriptional regulator, giving the protein MTTADRHHVGTDSRGGADTRDRLLRSTAAILAEKGYGQTRLQDIAALAGVRSPAIYYHFSSRDELVADTLCVGQRKLRQRVQSAIRATPGPWPDQLAAAVTAHLGVQLEMADFARAVSRNAGHGPPAARDRIQAESDAYHDVWRALLQRGRESGDISEDLDLSVARMLVIGALNWAVEWWTPDNPVDELAATAITLVTAALAG
- a CDS encoding enoyl-CoA hydratase/isomerase family protein yields the protein MSAATVLTERRGAALLVTLNRPDRRNAIDLRLRAELAEILEAAAADDAVRSIVITGAGKVFCSGGDVSTMKRVTPEEARPRTEAAQRVIRAIWGTPKPVIAAVEGAAYGAGVSLALACDRVVVGDTVRMSMAFTGVGLAGDMGIFASLPARVGPARAKQLLLLPRVVAAPEALQLGMADEVVPEGEVLARALDDAAVLAAGPAGAYGAIKSMLAEPVGTVPEILDRELANQIQLFASDDFAEGVAAFAERRTPRFGQPTI
- a CDS encoding enoyl-CoA hydratase/isomerase family protein, which encodes MSTTPTPVVEVTVADAIATITLNRPEQMNAITVELGEQLRRALAESSIRADVNVVVVRGSGGNFCAGGDFAEVERLRAVGADGLRELFVNFSLACAEVARSPVPVIAVVEGVAMAGGFEFMQAADIVLVREDARIADNHIRFGQIPGGGSTQRLPRIVGRQRALGLLLSGARLSGGEAVDLGLAYAAWPAETFEAEVQAFVGALAQRRRDAVICIKKLVLQGLGTDLDAGLAAELDAVVAHIGGDAGGDGVRAFGTRDSAGPR
- a CDS encoding SDR family NAD(P)-dependent oxidoreductase; translation: MDLGLDNARVVVTGGASNIGRGIVHGYAAEGSRILLCDIDGQQAARVEREARERGAAEVLVVVADLTGPGAGERAIGEAVAAWGGVDVLVNNAGWSIGEFVARDHDRDRWQKLVDINLFATIETTQAAIAAMRADDTPGGSIVTVASEAAFGQIRQGVYGATKAAQVALARTVAREHGRHGIRSNIVCPGLVIPDGPEAVGDQSLWSGGTDAVFNDKQIDYLLKDTPLQRLTLAKDIADAVLWLSSDISARQVTGQLISVSGGYTMP
- a CDS encoding acetyl-CoA C-acetyltransferase gives rise to the protein MPEAYIVDAARTAVGRRGGGFADSHPADMAAHVIKTVVERHDFDPSDIDDVILGCLDNIGSQAGDIARTAALAAGLPESVPGVTVDRQCGSAQQAVSFAAQAVMSGTADIIVAGGVQKMSQYPILSAFGAGEPFGSADPWTGCKGWYERYGDQEISQFRGAEMIAQQWKLSREDNERFALESHRRALSAIDNGYFEKEITGYEGITTDEGPRRDTSAEKLAGLKTLVEGGMLTAGVASQISDGAAALLVVSEAAVKRYGFTPRARVHHISARGADPVMMLAAPIPATQHALKRAGLSIDDIDTVEINEAFAPVALAWLAELGADPAKVNPNGGAIALGHPIGCTGARLMTSMLHELERTGGRYGLQTMCEGGGQANVTILERL
- the fabG gene encoding 3-oxoacyl-ACP reductase FabG; translation: MVGLLADKRAVVTGAAQGIGLAIATELTAHGAKVALIDLDAKRAGEAAAQLGADAIGIGADVTSEEDMRAAADAVVGAWGGLDIWVNNAGVTRDASLRKMTLADFELVIDVHLRGSWLGVREAAAIMRGKGGSIINLSSMSGKIGNPGQTNYSAAKAGIVGLTKAAAKELAHHGVRVNAVAPGLIRTPMTAAMSAEAFAATEATIPMRRAGEPREVAGVVAFLASDLAGYVTGTVTEVSGGRGM